The sequence below is a genomic window from Calypte anna isolate BGI_N300 chromosome 4A, bCalAnn1_v1.p, whole genome shotgun sequence.
CACTCAGTAAAGAAAGTTGCTAAAACAAGTTGATACTGAACATGCTTGATGATTAGGACACTTACTTAGATGTTTAAATAAGGACATATAACCCATCTTAAGCCTATGAGTTTAATAACTTTGACCCAAATACTTATTTCTAtgctttttttactttgttttcatctgaagacaatgaaaacagatgttttatgCTCTAAATTACTATTTCATTTGGTATTCTTAGAAAACCAATGTTGCAGTTGTAAAAGTCTTCAGTTTAGAGAACTGAAGACAACTTCATATACcctgaaaatacttcatttgtACACAGAGAATATACAGAAGCTCCATGCAGGATGCAGAGCAGCTGTATTCGTCTAAGAACTACACTTGTGTCTAAGAGCCTCTCCAAAATAAATGAAGCTAAACTCTAATCACCGCTTTGATTCCTTCAACATTATGGTTTagtgtttaaaaatgtaattttagaaGATAAAATGGATGCAATTGGGCTCAGTCCCTGTCTCTGGGTGTCACTGTCCTAAATAAGCTGCCTTACCCCTCTCCATACCACTTAATGGGAAAAAGGGGTTAGATGAGAACTGGAATATAGTCAGAGAAGAACAGGCCCAGCTTCCCTTCTTCATTGTGTTCTGCTGACCTAAGAGTGCAAGTTCAGTTGCAGATGCCTGGAAAAGCAAATTGTTACACACACAGTGCCATGAAATGTCAGCTTCTCATATATAGCAGTGAATTACTTAGAATCTATGTttcacttttctgaaaaaaaaaacccaaaccaaaccacagggacaaaaccaaataaacaaaaaattgtcCATCACTTGACATGGAACTCAGTGCATGTCCAGTGCCACTGAAACTGGCTTTTGATAGTGCTGATACAACAAATGCCAGCAAACTCCAAACAGTTATTTTCCATACAGTGCTTTTGCTATAGGCAGGATTCTACATCTGACATTAGACTAATTACCCAGTATCCAGGTGTCAATTTTCCTAATAAAATATAACCACAGTCTTCCTCATCGGTCTATcctttttattatatatttttagaattcttattacataatttttttccttttatatatatttctatctATCTATATTTCACTCTAGTACTGTTAATGCTTCTTTAATTAATGCTTTCTTTCAGAACCCGACCAACTCTTCCTAGGCAAGAAATGCTGACATTAGACAAATAAGCCACCATCCTCCATGGAACACAATGCTAGCTCCTTGGGTTTTGCATTTGCAGTAAAGTTTcgattattttttcccaagccGCTTATATTTTAATCTTCCCCACGCAAATTTAACACGCCGGATGCCTACCAGGGCTggctgtttttttgttaaagccTGTGATAACCCCACAAAGCGCTGTCCCACCTTCAGCAGGACGTGCCAACACTCACCTACAGCATCTACCACCAGAGGGGAAAACACCCTCATCCCTTTCCCCGGTGACCCCGCACCCCCAACCCCGTACCCGCCCCTTCTCCGTGCGGGCACCGCCCCGCCCGGCTCCCGGTGATGACGCCGCAGCGCGCCGGGGTCAGGGGGTGGCAGGGCGGCTTCCTGCCTGGTCCCTGCCTGTCTCCTGCCTATTTCCTGCCTGCTTCCTGGTTGGAACCTGCCTCTTGGccatgctgctgccctgggtgCGGAGGGTGTCTGCGCGCCGCCTGTGCCGGGCTCTCCCCTTGGCCGGCAGCATCCCCCCGCAAGGATCCTCTCCGCGGGGCTACAGCGGGAAGGTGAGGGGCGGCGAGCGGATCTTCCCGCCTAGCGGGGTGaaaaggggcaggaggaggggggagcaAGGGtgtcccttcctcctgctcatGGCTGAGTGTGCCCGGTTCTGCCCCTTTCACCCCCTCCCCGGCATCTCGCTGTCCTGCCGAGGCGGAAGGGAGGGATGCGGCCCCCGGCGTTCCCCCTGGATGCAcctggctggagagctgcactGGTtgcggggggtggggggggaaagcTCTTTTGTACTTACAGATTGACAGAGTTTTTGTCTCGACCTCTTGAGCAAAATGATGGTGACTTTAGTTATGCTGtatctcatttctttttcacgCTTAGAAGTAGCTGTAGAAGTTTATCTTGGTTTGCCAAGTGTTTGTTCAATTCATACAACTCTCTCCCTATACATACTATACATTCTCTACTAATACCTGAGGTtggagggaggtgggtgctgacctctcaagtaaataacgatgggaggagaggaaatgccctgaagctgcaccagggggATTTAGACaagatatcaggaagaatttctttactaaaaGAGCAGTCAGGTACTGGaaggggatgcccagggagtcaccatccctggagtatttaaaaactgtgtagatgtggcacttcatgCTCTAGAGGGCATGGggatacagatattgataaatatgttttatttattttatggggAGGACGGGAGGCGTGCTGACAGCAAtcatgatcttagaggtcttttccagttgtgacttattctgtgattctgtgaaatgaatTTTGTAAAAAGAGACAACATGgagtcatggaatcatagaatggtttgggttgaaagtgaccttaaagttcatcttgttccaacccccttgtGTCTGTAGGGAAacatctgcagcagtagcaacACCTTTAACAACGTGCTCATGTTTTGGAAGGGTCTCTAAATGTCATGTTGTTTACATTAATGCACATCATTTTTTTAGGGTCTTGTGCTGGGAATCTACTCAAGTGAAAAGGAGGGAGGTGCTGCCCAGTTCACTACTGCAGGAGATGCTTTTGATAGACTTGTGTCCGGAAAGCTGAGAGAACTTCTGTCCTTGTAAGTGTGTGGTAAACTTCTGAAATGGATTGAAGTACCTACAAACACCAGTAAGAATATTCTCTCTGATCATTATTAGTGTTTGTGTCTGTACCACTTCTCAGGCTGGTATTTGCTTCTACCAGGCCAAGCAGTTTGGAGGGGAGCTCCTGTGGGAAAATGCATCCCTTGAGGAAACAGGTGAGACACTCCTGGGGAGTGTCCTTTTTGGTCAGTCAGCACCAAGCCAAGTGTCTCAGTATAATGTTGAGGAGCACTGTGTGATTGTGGAGTGAAAATAGTACTGTAAGATTAATCACCAATAAGGACTTCTAGTTGAAAGACTTGTTTTCTATGTGTGTCCTAGGTCTGGGCCACCATTGAAGAAAGGCAAAACACGCATATTCCATGGTTTGCATCAGGTATGAGCTTTGGATTTTAGTGTGTGGTTTGCCTCTATATCTGATTGTAAGCAGAGTTCACTGCTGTGATTGTATAaatgctctgctgctcttccccctcctctcacCCCTCAACAAGAGATGTGGTTCTTATCTGAACCTCCTGTTCTGTGCTTCTCACGCTTGCACGGCTTTTTGCACAATCCTGCACTCCCCCCCACCCTGCTGGAAAGTGAGGTGCTATGCTCTGAATAACTGATTATTGAGTGGGCTGAAGCACAACAGGGTTTGGAGCAGACTTCTAATGTGCTTTCTGTGCTCAAGATGAGTGAGCACATAAGTGTGTTCAGGTATTTGCAAAAACCTTCTCTAACACAAGGGTAGTCCCACCACAGGCTTTAATGAAAATCACGTGCTCTGAAAGCAAGATGTGGGACTGTTCTTCAAGCAAGACTTTTGTCTGAGCAGACATAATGTATGGGATTCATCTGCTTAAATTTAGGCTTTTGGCACCATTTGAGAAGTGCCGATACATCTAATGTACATAGATGGAGCTGGCAAATATGGTACAATTTGGTGCTTTGTTGGAGCAGTAGAGAGAGACTAGGCAGACATGTAATAGGACACCAGGTGTCCCTGTATAAATGAGTCTTATGTTAGGgctatttcaattattttaaataaatcaatttgGAGTGAGTATTACCTACCATGTGTAAATTTCTGTGCAGGGTTCCCAGACAGATGACACCAGACTTGGTAGCAAGGCTCTCAGAAACTTCATGGATGTTGAGTCCACTGAAGGTCCCATTATCCCAGTTCTGCATACAGGATGAGTAGCAAATCTGTGCAAGAGAAGGCAATAGAATTTGGCCTTATGCCTCTTCTGAGtgtgtaaaataatatttttaaaaaaatgttaatatgaATCACTCATCTTCTGGAAAGCTAATATTAGTTTCATCATCTTGTGTACCAAAACACTGTACTGTAGCAGTTTGAAAGCTGGTTGTTAGGATCTGACAGAGCCTaacttaatttttctcatttttcttgagAGCAGTGGAAGATCTGTTCACATATATGGCCTTATACAAATTTGACTTCATTCTTAATCTTTGTTATTTCTTCCTGTTTGCCTTCCACTCACAGCTTGTAAGGCAAGCATTTAGTCTGCACAGCTAGATTGCTTTCCAGGGGCTGTGTACCTCTGTGCAGCTTTGGTTTATTACCTGACAAAGATGCCAGCGTGGCTCCTGAGCTCAGCTGATGGGTTCagcctttaaaattattttgtttccttgaaCAAAGTACTGTGCCAAAGAAGGATACAAGtctccagctcagccctggctttttttgttgcaATTGGAAATTTGAAACAGCTTTCAAAGAACTTTTTGACTTGCCCTGAGAAGTATAGAGTTTGTTTGTTGGGTATAAAGCTCTGTGTGCTGCAGTACATGTTATTAACTGTGAACTGGACAACAGAACAACTGATTGCATGCCTGGGGCAAATGACTCTGCAAGACCTTGGTACTCTACTGGCACTCTTAGCTTACAAATGTGCATATCATAGAGACAATTCTGGATGTATTTTAATGCTGTGCTTGGTTTGACTGGGAAGGTAAATCCATCTGTGTGTTGGCTTCATCTAGGACTTTCCAAGTGTCATTGTAGTTGGCTTGGGTAAGAAGAATGCTGGAATAAATGACCAAGAAAACTGGaatgaaggcaaagaaaatattcGTGCAGCTGTTGCAGgttaactatttttaaatttttttaagtgttttgtcTATAGAACTACTGCAGTGGTACAGCATGTTCCACTTTTGAAGAGTTGAGTCtttagaaaaaatgcagaaccTACTGCATGGTTTGGTAAATGCCTTTACTGCTCACTGATACTCATCAAGTTTTTCCATAGCAAGGAAGGAGTTATAGGGCACGTAAATCAATCTACAAACAGGTAACTCCAGTTATTTATACCAAATAACTTTCCTTAAAAGTGTGATATTGAAAAGGCACTTGCATAATTACTATTTTCAAGCCAGACAGCATCACTAACTCACCTTATGGTCACACTGTACTTAactatgcatatatatgtatgtttgTCACTTCATTTTTAACCGAGATATTTGTTAAAAACTGGTATCTTTCACACTAGTGTGATTCAGTATGTTACCTATTGTAGGCAGAGGAGGCCTCTCTGTCCTAAGGGTAACTGTTGCACCTAAGTGTgtaaaacaagaataaaaagagTCCTCACTGCAGACTGTCTGAGGTAATCTGAGACTGGAAGTCAGTCCTGCATGTGTGACAGCTCTGTCTTCAGAGTGTTAGCCCGTGTTGTCTCACTAGCTGCcaaaatttcattaaattactTGGGTACCAAATAGAACTTATGAAAtacttttgttgttgttgttgtatgaactcatttgaaagaaaagagcaattATATATTAGCAAAAAACTAAGCAAGCTTCTGTTATCTGTAAATAGTTGTAATCGATAGCATAGCAGCATGAGAGAGCTTTTCTTTGGTACTGAGTGAGCTTAAAAGAATCAGAACAACTGTGAACTTGACTTTTTATTCTTGTGAAATATCTTAATCATTACAATTAATTGAGTGGCATTTTCAGTCACAGTATGGTAATTACCATTTTTAGGTATTGATTCTTTTTAATTGATTTACCTCTAAACTCAGGTATCTcaagtttacattttttttttcccttgaaatgTTATGTTGATCATCTCTGATGCCCATTTTGCTGTTATGTGCAACACTCAGCCTACTCATTCTgtactgtttttttcagttggttGCAGACAAATCCAAGATCTGGAGATGCCTTGTGTTGAAGTTGACCCCTGTGGAGATGCtcaagcagctgcagaaggtgCTGTCCTTGGGTTGCATGAATATAATGAGctcaagcaaaaaaagaaacctggagTTACTCCTCAGCTTCATGGAAGGTGATGGCAAAGGGAAAGCTGACCTATTTATTTATCTGGTTGTTTATTTATAAAACTGTGTGCATGCTTGTGTAGtagaaaaacataaaactgaGAGGACAGAGGTAGCAGTAGTATCCCCCTTAGCTTCTACTCCTTTGAATTTCTGGAATTATTTTATGTCTCAAGTGTATTTATAGTGCCATGCTCTGAGGTTAAGGGTAGATATAAATGCTGCTTCATGGAAAAGAAGGCTTgggatgaaaataaaaggaaaaaaaatgacttgGAGGATAGTTGTGGTGTTGATACTTCATGCCAAAATTGTGGAGCAGAGGTATTTCAAACTCCATTAATGCAGAAATCCTTTTGAGAATCAGGAAATGCTAACTGACAGCAGACAATGTTGTGATGGATACATTCTAAATAgttaatttattatattttcagaGAATATAATGCAAGAAGAGAAGCTTGAGTGCTTCTGGATTCTAAATAAACATCACTGTTGTTTGAGAGTAGAAAGTAATATCAGAGCTTTTGGTTCCAGAACAAAGTTTTATTAATCCCCTACTACTCTATCAGAGGTGAATTTGGACTCTTCATGTAGAATATTTTGTCATGCAGAGAAGTATTTCCCACACATATTTTATACAGAAACAAGTCTTTCCTTACAAGGAAGTTGGTGAAATAAAACCTCTGAAGTGAAGCACGTCTTGCTAAGCTACATGGCAACACTTCCCATTTTGTAATACAGCAGGTAGTTTGTGACCtaattatatttctatttatattaaataaacaTCTCCTGAAAACAGTATATGGTCCTATGAACCCTAACGCCACTGGAAGTAATTTTTGTATATaataattcaggttggaaaggacttctggaggtcatctagtccagctcCAGCTTGGATTAGGGATAACATGGAAGTTATATACAACCTTATCAGGTTGATCCAGCCTTTGTCTAGTCCAGTGTTGAATATTTCATGAGATGGAAATTCCACAGCCTCACTGGGGCATCTGTTTTAGTAACTAGGCTCTTgctgcatttcttctttctttctttctgccttctggCATTTTCCCATGTCAAATTTTGAGCCTGTTGTCTCTTACCCTCTTACTGTGCAGCTCTGAGATGTGTCTGTCTTCATCTTCTCtataaattctgtatttaaGTGTAGAGGAAAGACTGCAATTAGATTTTTCCTAAACTTTTCTTCTCTAGGTgaaacaaacccagttctcttAGCTTCTCCTCAGATGCCATGtaccccagctccctgcccctctTAGGGCTCTTCCTATGGACTTTCTCCAGTTTATCTATATTCCTTTTGCTTCAGGAACTCAAAAGTGGACCTAGATAGATGCAACCTCACAAATGCCAAGGAAGTGAATAATTATTTCCCTTAACATGCTGGCTGTGCTGTAATCCAACCCTTGCAGTACAAGGCTGGCCTTTGTCACCACAGGAATGCATTGCTTACTCCTGTTCAAGCTCTCCATTAGGATCCCTTGGttcttttctgcagctttgctttctgcctggTCAGTGTCCAGCCTGAGGGTTGCACAGGGGTGTTCTGTGCCAGATAGAAGAATTGTCACCAGCCTTTGTTAAACTTCATGGTGTTACCTTTGGTATATTTCCCCAGCTTGTCGAGGTCCCTGTGAATGGGGAACCTGTCCTCCCTattccagctgctccctgcaatGTGATGGTGTCCATGAACCTCTGAGGGTACATTTAATTGTCCAAGTTGTTGATGAAGGTATCAGCATCAGTAtcaacccttgaggaacaccacacATAACTATCTGCCAGCTAGATTGTTCAACTCTTGTCTGCTCTCTTCTGAGCCCAACAGTTCTTATAGGTTTTTTCACCCATTTTGTAGCCTACCcctcattttcatgttttctcaaGTTGTCTGCAAGGATTCTACATGAAAAGCTTGCTAAAGCCAAGATAAATGACATGCGCTTTGATCCTCTGTGCCAACCCTCTAAATAAAGTCAAgttggtcaggcatgatttACCCCAAATATTTAATGACTGTTCCCAGTGACCATCTTGTGCTTCAGGCACCTGGAAATGCTTCTAAGGTGACTTTCTCAATGAAATTTTAGGGGATTAGTCTACAATAAATGGTTTGTAGCTCCCTATATCCTCCTTGCCATTCTTAAAGATAAGGACTTGCTGTTTTCCAGTAATCAGAGACCACATCAAGCAGAGACCAGGTTTGCAAGGATACCAGCTGGCTCCCTCAACACCTTCAGATACACACTACCTCTTACCAAGGACTTATGTGTGTCTGCTTCTGTAAGGAAACCTAAGTTTATCTTCCCTTGCTGTGTGTAGTACCTTTCTTTCCCAAGCtgttaaaaagcagaaagaactgGGGAATCTGGAAGCAGATCTTAATAACTATTAAGACTGAAGCAAAGCAGGCATTGAGAACTTCTCTTGTTGGCATTTGCAGTGGGTCAGCATTATCCCTGACCTTTTTGCTTATGATGTGCCTGTTGAAGTTCTCTTGTTGCCTTTCACACTTCTTGCCAGTTTCAGTGTCAGATGAGATCTGGCTTCTTAATTCTATCCTTCCATATCCAGACAATGTTTCTGTATTCCTCCTAAATTCCTTCTCCACTGTGTAGCTCTTCTTAGAGATGGAATCCAGCTTAATGCTGTCATatcttttaaagcaaataagCCTTTCAGTTCTGTTTCAGTAAAATGAAAGGTTTTGGAATGATAGTGTTGCGAAGTACCCAGAGAGACATCCCCTAGGCTCTTCGAATGTTTCCTCTGTCGTTCATTAGTGAAATGCCTTGAGTGCTCTGTGAACTGAGATCCAAATTCCACtcttatcacagaatcatattCCAGTAAAGTGAAAAACAGAATTGGAGGCTTCCTATGGTAAATAAAAACTTTCAGGGCTGCTATAATTAATGCGATTACAAATTCTGAAGCGATACTAAACCTTGTGCTTAAGGATTTAAGTCAATCTCTAACTAGCAAGGATTAGGACAAGACCAAATATATTAGACAGATAATTCTACatctctctgctccaggattCTTCTAGCATTCTGTGAAGCATTTGGCACTGACTAGAAGCAGAGACAAGCTACTAGACTAGATTTACCTTGGATATTATCCTAAATTCCTCGTAGTAAGATTACTCTGACATTCCGAAGTGCCCTAAGTTAATGACACTGCATTTTCAAACAGGAGAGAACAGATGGATGCTGACAACATCTTACTTTTGCAAATGTTTCTGATCCTGATTATTTTATGGTGTTTAGTGCTGAAAGTGAGGCCTGGCAAAAGGGTGTTGTCTACGCTGAGGGTCAGAACCTCGCTCGGTACCTCATGGAGGCTCCAGCTAATTATATAACTCCATCCAAATTTGCTGAATACATGGAACAGAAGCTCAGAAGTTTCAGCAATGTGAAGGTGCATATAAGGTAAGTTCCATTTAAATGATTCCTCTGCGGGGTAAGATAATCTCCAGGCTATTCAAATATGCCCTGTGCCACTCCGCCACTTCAAAGACAAAAGCAGGGGAAGCATTTGGAGAGGAGAGGTGCCCAGACTGAAACTGCTCTCAGCATTACCTGAGCTTCTAGTTATAGAGGAAGCAAGAGACTGTGACACAGTGAAATGCTTGACTGTCAATTAGTCATGCAGCCAATTACAGCTTAATTGACATCTGCTGTGAAAGAGGGAGCCTAATGAAGAGTCAGTGAATAGAGGGCAAGTACTAGGTACCTTTTTTCTaatgccttttgttttcttctccactgGGTTTTATACAtacctttggggttttttgttcagATGTGGTAATTAAACATCCTCTTATTGCTGCTACtgttgaggcttttttttttttaattaaaaatgttgatTTGGAGTTGTAAAAGCCCTTGCAGTTGAATTTGCACAGCTAATGCTTCTTGCCTCAGCATTTCTAGTTACTGCAAATACTGGAGACTGTTTTCTTGAAAAGCAGAAGGCTCAGGGAAATAAACTTTGCCTATAGTTAACCATCTAGATACCAGAAAGCTAAAGTGTAACCTTCTGCTTATATTGTTACTCCATATGCCTTCAGAGACTACAGCCTGATGGGTAAGTGGAAGTTTAATGAGTTTGATGCAGAAAATGTAGAGcagttcttgtttgttttgttttttgcagtaGAGCagttatttgtttgttttaaagaaggCAAGgcaaaaagcaagcagcaaCCCTGAGGtgctatttttctgtttcaccaaaaaaaaaaaagtacttctgGTTCAATGTAAAGTGATGGTTCCCAAAATAACTcagtaaaattaaattgtttgTGTATAAACCTTCAAGAATTGTGATCTCTTAAATGAAAGCTTTAAAATCACCATAGTTTAAGTGtgcaaatacaacaaaaaaattaatgaaaaaaccattttttccaCTCCAGGCCAGAGTCTTGGATAGCAACACAACAGATGGGAGCATTCCTGAGTGTAGCTAAGGGTTCAGCTGAACCTCCCATCTTCC
It includes:
- the LAP3 gene encoding cytosol aminopeptidase isoform X2 — translated: MTPQRAGVRGWQGGFLPGPCLSPAYFLPASWLEPASWPCCCPGCGGCLRAACAGLSPWPAASPRKDPLRGATAGRSGPPLKKGKTRIFHGLHQDFPSVIVVGLGKKNAGINDQENWNEGKENIRAAVAVGCRQIQDLEMPCVEVDPCGDAQAAAEGAVLGLHEYNELKQKKKPGVTPQLHGSAESEAWQKGVVYAEGQNLARYLMEAPANYITPSKFAEYMEQKLRSFSNVKVHIRPESWIATQQMGAFLSVAKGSAEPPIFLEIHYSGGANTNDSPLVFVGKGVTFDSGGISLKPSSGMDAMRADMGGAATICSAIVTAAALNLPLNIIGLAPLCENMPSGKANKPGDVVRAKNGKTIQVDNTDAEGRLLLADALCYAHNFNARAIVNAATLTGAMDVALGSAATGVFTNSSWLWNHLYEASILTGDRVWRMPLFEHYTKQVTDCPLADLSNIGKYSRAGGACTAAAFLKEFVTASHWAHLDIAGVMSNKDEVPYLRKGMAGRPTRTLVEFAARLSQDSHNTK
- the LAP3 gene encoding cytosol aminopeptidase isoform X1 yields the protein MLLPWVRRVSARRLCRALPLAGSIPPQGSSPRGYSGKGLVLGIYSSEKEGGAAQFTTAGDAFDRLVSGKLRELLSLSGPPLKKGKTRIFHGLHQDFPSVIVVGLGKKNAGINDQENWNEGKENIRAAVAVGCRQIQDLEMPCVEVDPCGDAQAAAEGAVLGLHEYNELKQKKKPGVTPQLHGSAESEAWQKGVVYAEGQNLARYLMEAPANYITPSKFAEYMEQKLRSFSNVKVHIRPESWIATQQMGAFLSVAKGSAEPPIFLEIHYSGGANTNDSPLVFVGKGVTFDSGGISLKPSSGMDAMRADMGGAATICSAIVTAAALNLPLNIIGLAPLCENMPSGKANKPGDVVRAKNGKTIQVDNTDAEGRLLLADALCYAHNFNARAIVNAATLTGAMDVALGSAATGVFTNSSWLWNHLYEASILTGDRVWRMPLFEHYTKQVTDCPLADLSNIGKYSRAGGACTAAAFLKEFVTASHWAHLDIAGVMSNKDEVPYLRKGMAGRPTRTLVEFAARLSQDSHNTK